Genomic DNA from Limnochordia bacterium:
TTGCCCGTTGCTTGATTGGGCAAAAGGACATCAACGGTGCACTTGACCCTGCACAAAAGGCCATTGAGGAACTGGAGCTTGCTGGAGATGATTCCTTAACCGTTCAAGCCCACTATCTTCATGGTGTTATCTGCCATAACCTTGGCTGGTATGATACCGCGAAGACCTCCTTTGAGGTAGCCTATGATTTGATGGAACACGCGGACGTATTGGATGCCCATCTTCACCTGAAGATTCTCATCGGTCTAGGCCACACCCACGCTTTGTTAGGTAACCAGGTTGAGGCGGTAAGTTACCTGCAAAGAGCGATGAAGCTTAGCCAGGAAACGAATGACTTCTTTGAATACGGTTCGATACTGACAACCCTTGGATTCGTCTTCCACTCCCAGAACCGTTTGAGTGAAGCGCTTCAATTCACCGAGGATGCCTTGGCATTTCTGAAGGTAACCAAGGGACCAAAAAGGGAAATTGCCAGATTACACATTAACCTAGCGGTAATCCACAGGGAGTCAGATCATTTTGAAGAAGCCATGAATCAACTACAAGTGGCTGAATCTCTTTTGAAAGAGGATCCTGCCCGGGACCTTTTGCCTCTGTTATATGAGGAGTATGGTTTTGTCCTAACAGGAATACAACAGCACGAGGAAGCAGTACCCTATTTAGAAAAATCCTTAGAGCTGCTTGATGATCTGCAAATGAAGGTGCCTGTGCAAATCGCACTGGGTAAAGCTTACCGACATCTCGGTGATTACCCCGCGGCCAGGGATAACCTGGAATTGGCACTGGCCACCTTGAAGGCCCAAGGGGATAATTCTAAGCAAACCGCGGCGGCCACCTACCAGTTAGGGCTGGTCTATCAGCAACTCGGTCAGGTCCAAAAGGCCCAGGAATTGCTCGCCCAAGCTGGCGATCTGTTTGAGAACATAAATTAGTATAGGTTTCGTCGTTAACAAAAGCCACCCCGTGCCCTGATCATAAGAACATGGGATGGCTTATTCATTGAATTTGAAATCTCAATCTAAGACACTTGCAGAAAGACCTAAAGGTAAAGGTTTGGGCTGCTGACAAGTGCTTTGCACTGTGTAATAAGACCTTTGTTCTGAGGCAATGTGCAATCCGTGCATTACTTCAAGAACATGATAGGCTAGTTCCCCGTTGGCTCGGTGATCCCTTCCTGAGCAAATCCCATGGGCCATGTCCGCAACACCAATGCCCCTACTATTTTCAGTAAAGCCATGGGTGAAGGGCATTTCGGTCCACTCCGAAGCGTCCTTTCTGCGGATCAAGACCGGACCTCCAAAGCAATTGGGATCGGGTACCACCATACTTCCCTCAGTGCCATATATTTCGATGCGGGGTAGATTAGCAGCCCAAACGTCGAAACTGGTAATGAGCGTACCAATCGCACCGTTATCAAAGTCCAAAAGACCCGCCACATGTGTCGGAACATCTACCTTTATTTTCTCCCCATACTTCGGTTTACTTGTGATCGTACGTTCGGGAAAGGTGATCCGTGTCATTCCAGCCACTTCTCGGATCGGTCCGATCAAGGAGACAAGGGCCGTCAGATAGTAGGGACCCATATCAAACATGGGGCCGCCCCCTTCTTTATAGTAAAACTCCGGATCCGGATGCCAACTTTCATGACCGTGACACATCATAAATGCAGTAGCTGAAACTGGCGTACCAATAAAACCATCGTCGATTAGTTTCCGACAAGTTTGCAGTCCTCCACCGAGAAAAGTATCGGGGGCGCATCCCACGCGTAACCCTTTTGCCTTTGCAATGTCTAGCACTTTCTTGCCGTCTGCAAGACTTATTGCCAAGGGTTTTTCGACATAGACATTCTTGTCTGCCTCCAAAGCGGCAAGGTTTACCTCGGCATGGGCCTGGGGAATGGTCAGGTTCAGTATGATGTCAATATCGGGATCTGCCAAGAGCTCGGCAACTGAGCAAGCCTTAATACCATGCTCCTTCGCTTTAGCCTGGGCACGTTCCTGAATCAAGTCGGCACAGGCAACGATTTCGAACACATCAAAGGTGCGTCCCGATTTGAAGTAGATTCCACTAATATTGCCACAACCAACAACACCGACCTTAATCGGTTTCATGATACACCCCTCCTTTATTCGTTCAAGTCTTTGCCTGCGGCCGCCCAGAGGAAACCCCGGCGCATTAAAGTGGCCACAGGCTCCATGGCGACAATATCTGCATGGTGACCAAGGGAGCAGTAAAATACCCGGCCAAGACCCCAACGTTTGGTCCAGACAACGGGCATATCTACTGAGCCATTGGGTACATGGGGCCCATCGGCAACAGGAAATCTGGTGGTTGCAAGCACCTCCACCGCGGGATCCACATGGAGGTAATACTGTTCGCTTCGGACAGTAAAGTCCTTGATCCCAGCTATAATGGGACTTGAGCTTTGCTTGATATTCACTACATACTCGGTACCATCGTTGCCGGGATGGGCCACCCAATTTCCTCCCGTCATAAACTGCCAGTCAACATTGTCCCGAAAAGCATCACACATACCGCCATGGCAACCGGCAATACCCACACCGCTTTCCACAGCACGTAGGACTGGGTTAACCTGTTTGCTCGTAATATTGCCCATGGTCCATACCGGCACAATCAAGTGCAAGGACCGTAGTTTCTCCTCGTCTAAGAAGGCATCAAGGGTATCTGCTAGTTCTACCTCGAACCCTTCTTCGGTCAGTATATTCTGGAAAACCTCCGATACCTGAACTGGCTCGTGTCCATCCCATCCACCCTGTACAATTAGTGCTTTCTTCGGCATCTGCATCCACTCCTCATATATTGTGCGCTAATCTATCTGCACCCAGGTACGGTTGTCAATAGACTTCTCCACAGCATGGAGTACCCGTTGACATTCCACACCGTCCCGAAAGTTTGGTTCCGGCAACCTATCTTCCACAATGGATTCTATGAAATCTTTCATTTCGTGGATAAAGGTATGTTCATATCCGATGATGTGCCCAGCAGGCCACCAGGCTTGCATATAAGGATGAACAGCCTCAGTGGTTTGGATTCTTCGAAAGCCTTGATAACCTTCGGCATCTTCGGTGGAATAGTATTCCATTTCGTTCATCCGTTCAAAATCAAAGCGAACACTACCCAGACTTCCGTTAATCTCAAAGAAATTCATATTACGATGCCCTGCTGCAAAACGAGTTGCTTCAAAGGTGCCGAGGGCGCCATTCTTGAATCTTGCCAAAAAAGCAGTAGCATCATCAACGGTGACGGTACCCATCTCGGCATCTAGCGAGCTTTTTGCACTTAGCCCGGTCATTTCCGTCGGCAAGGGCCTTTCCTTGATGAAGGTCTCGCTCATCCCAATCACTTCATGAAAGTCACCAACTAACCATCTAGCCAGGTCTATGGTGTGCGCTCCAAGGTCGCCTAGGGAGCCTGACCCTGCTATTTCCTTGCGCAACCTCCACACTAGGGGGAAACTAGGGTCAATGACATAATCCTGAAGATAAGTACCCCGGAAATGGTATATTTGACCAAGCTTGCCGGAATCAATCATCTGTTTGATCAACATAATTGCCGGAACCCGTCGGTAGTTAAAGCCGATCATGTGCTTTACTCCCGCCTCGGTTACCGCTTGGAGCATTTGTTCTGCATCCTCCAAGGTTAAAGCAAGAGGCTTCTCGCAGAATATGTGTTTCCCATTTTGTGCAGCAGCTAAGACAATCTCTTTGTGTACATTGCTTGGAGCCGTAATGTCGATAAGATCGATATCATCCCGCTGGACTAGTTCCTCCCAGGAAGTTACATATTCCTCCCATCCAAACTTCCTTGCCGATTCCGCTACCGACTTTTCATCGCGTCCGCAGAGTACTTTCATAACCGGTTTAACTGGCAGATCAAAGAACATCGAAACATCCCTAAACGCATGACTATGTGCCTTACCCATGAACTTATACCCGACAAGCCCAATATTTAGTGTCCCCATCGGTCATTCTCCTTTCAAGTCCCTTTGTCTGTCGAGTTATTAAAATTAAACGTCGTCCAGGTATATGCTACTCCTTTCTGCCCACTGTTCCCCTGATCACAAGTTCTGTGGGTAGGAGTCTCTGGATTGGAGGGTGTTGTGTGCCCTCCAACTGGTTAATGACTATCTCGGCACCTTGAAGACCCATCTCATAGAGGGGAACAGATACGGTCGTAAGTTTGGGCTCCATATAGCCTGCAAGATCCGAGTCATCATAACCCACCAAGCTATACTGCTCGGGGATGCTAATCTGTCGTTCCCGAAACCCCTGGTAAATCCCAAAAGCCATTCGATCATTGGCTGCAAAAATCGCATCAGGAGATCTTGATAGAATCTGTTCAACCAACTGATAGCCACTTGTTCTGCTGTAACGTCCTGTCAAGATAAGGTTGGGTTCCACAGGAATCCCAGCTGCCTCTAACCCTTCAATATAACCAGCCTGTCGGTCTCGACTATTGGAGTACTCCCAGGGACCGTTAACAAAACAGATGCGCCGATGCCCAAGCCCAACCAAATA
This window encodes:
- a CDS encoding tetratricopeptide repeat protein, which produces MTQVTLGEKIRRMRKRLNLTQQELAGDDFTKSFISQLEKNEANPSLKSLQIIAQRLNKPISFFLEDEIAPPIREADYEVEKTLAVARGCEKKERWDQAIGLYEKALEDLSVDHFYSRGKVYLGIARCLIGQKDINGALDPAQKAIEELELAGDDSLTVQAHYLHGVICHNLGWYDTAKTSFEVAYDLMEHADVLDAHLHLKILIGLGHTHALLGNQVEAVSYLQRAMKLSQETNDFFEYGSILTTLGFVFHSQNRLSEALQFTEDALAFLKVTKGPKREIARLHINLAVIHRESDHFEEAMNQLQVAESLLKEDPARDLLPLLYEEYGFVLTGIQQHEEAVPYLEKSLELLDDLQMKVPVQIALGKAYRHLGDYPAARDNLELALATLKAQGDNSKQTAAATYQLGLVYQQLGQVQKAQELLAQAGDLFENIN
- a CDS encoding Gfo/Idh/MocA family oxidoreductase; amino-acid sequence: MKPIKVGVVGCGNISGIYFKSGRTFDVFEIVACADLIQERAQAKAKEHGIKACSVAELLADPDIDIILNLTIPQAHAEVNLAALEADKNVYVEKPLAISLADGKKVLDIAKAKGLRVGCAPDTFLGGGLQTCRKLIDDGFIGTPVSATAFMMCHGHESWHPDPEFYYKEGGGPMFDMGPYYLTALVSLIGPIREVAGMTRITFPERTITSKPKYGEKIKVDVPTHVAGLLDFDNGAIGTLITSFDVWAANLPRIEIYGTEGSMVVPDPNCFGGPVLIRRKDASEWTEMPFTHGFTENSRGIGVADMAHGICSGRDHRANGELAYHVLEVMHGLHIASEQRSYYTVQSTCQQPKPLPLGLSASVLD
- a CDS encoding ThuA domain-containing protein, whose protein sequence is MPKKALIVQGGWDGHEPVQVSEVFQNILTEEGFEVELADTLDAFLDEEKLRSLHLIVPVWTMGNITSKQVNPVLRAVESGVGIAGCHGGMCDAFRDNVDWQFMTGGNWVAHPGNDGTEYVVNIKQSSSPIIAGIKDFTVRSEQYYLHVDPAVEVLATTRFPVADGPHVPNGSVDMPVVWTKRWGLGRVFYCSLGHHADIVAMEPVATLMRRGFLWAAAGKDLNE
- a CDS encoding Gfo/Idh/MocA family oxidoreductase encodes the protein MGTLNIGLVGYKFMGKAHSHAFRDVSMFFDLPVKPVMKVLCGRDEKSVAESARKFGWEEYVTSWEELVQRDDIDLIDITAPSNVHKEIVLAAAQNGKHIFCEKPLALTLEDAEQMLQAVTEAGVKHMIGFNYRRVPAIMLIKQMIDSGKLGQIYHFRGTYLQDYVIDPSFPLVWRLRKEIAGSGSLGDLGAHTIDLARWLVGDFHEVIGMSETFIKERPLPTEMTGLSAKSSLDAEMGTVTVDDATAFLARFKNGALGTFEATRFAAGHRNMNFFEINGSLGSVRFDFERMNEMEYYSTEDAEGYQGFRRIQTTEAVHPYMQAWWPAGHIIGYEHTFIHEMKDFIESIVEDRLPEPNFRDGVECQRVLHAVEKSIDNRTWVQID